A genomic region of Alnus glutinosa chromosome 11, dhAlnGlut1.1, whole genome shotgun sequence contains the following coding sequences:
- the LOC133882565 gene encoding uncharacterized protein LOC133882565 isoform X1 yields the protein MKTFNSASVLSDLKNRTCLCSFLITASLIFGAYFIGNSFVTKEYKDRLTRWRVIPTKENLKSKTCKNRCRPPGSEALPEGIVVKTSNLEMRPLWGSIPKNSNAKPSVNLLAIAVGIKQKDLVNQIVKKFPSSNFVVMLFHYDSVVDEWRDLPWSDRAIHVSVKNQTKWWFAKRFLHPDIVAEYDYIFLWDEDLGVENFNPKRYLSIVQEEGLEISQPALDPVKSELHHPITVRRSRSRAHRRYYKFKGSGRCDDQSTDPPCVGWVEMMAPVFSRVAWRCAWYMIQNDLIHAWGLDRKLGYCAQGDRTKRVGIVDSEYIVHLGLPTLGASDGNTLSNYSLDHSLKEKSNQAVPAPSDSQKVDPRSLVRWQSFVEMQIFKARWTNASKEDNCWVDPYRQSANQSRN from the exons ATGAAGACTTTCAATTCT gCTTCTGTACTTTCAGATCTAAAGAATAGGACATGCCTCTGTAGTTTCTTAATTACAGCATCTTTGATTTTTGGTGCTTACTTCATCGGTAATTCCTTTGTTACAAAGGAATACAAAGAC AGATTAACAAGATGGAGAGTGATTCCTACTAAAGAGAATTTAAAGTCTAAGACATGCAAG AATCGTTGCAGGCCTCCTGGGAGTGAGGCATTACCTGAAGGAATTGTTGTTAAAACATCTAACTTGGAAATGCGGCCATTATGGGGTTCCATTCCAAAAAAT AGCAATGCAAAGCCTTCTGTTAACTTGTTAGCCATTGCAGTTGGAATCAAGCAAAAAGACTTGGTGAACCAAATTGTGAAAAAg TTTCCTTCAAGCAATTTCGTTGTGATGCTTTTTCATTACGATAGTGTTGTGGATGAATGGAGGGATTTACCATGGAGTGATCGTGCCATACATGTGTCTGTAAAGAATCAAACAAAATG GTGGTTTGCCAAACGTTTCTTGCATCCAGATATAGTTGCTGAATATGATTATATATTTCTTTGGGATGAGGATCTTGGAGTAGAGAATTTTAACCCAAAACG ATATCTATCTATTGTTCAAGAGGAGGGACTTGAGATATCACAGCCAGCACTTGATCCTGTTAAATCAGAGTTGCATCATCCAATTACTGTACGTAGAAGCAGATCAAGGGCACACAG AAGGTATTATAAGTTTAAAGGCAGTGGCAGGTGCGACGACCAGAGCACTGATCCTCCATGCGTGGG TTGGGTGGAAATGATGGCACCGGTGTTCTCAAGGGTAGCTTGGCGATGTGCATGGTACATGATCCAG AACGACTTGATCCATGCATGGGGCCTCGATAGGAAGCTCGGCTATTGTGCCCAG GGTGATCGAACAAAAAGAGTCGGTATTGTCGATTCTGAGTACATAGTTCATCTGGGTCTTCCCACACTTGGTGCCTCAGATGGAAATACG TTAAGCAATTATTCACTGGATCATTCTTTAAAAGAGAAATCAAATCAAGCAGTGCCG GCACCATCAGACTCCCAAAAAGTCGATCCTAGATCTCTA GTCCGGTGGCAGTCCTTCGTTGAAATGCAAATCTTCAAGGCAAGGTGGACTAATGCGTCGAAGGAGGATAATTGTTGGGTTGATCCATATCGACAATCAGCGAACCAAAGTAGAAATTGA
- the LOC133882565 gene encoding uncharacterized protein LOC133882565 isoform X2 produces MKTFNSASVLSDLKNRTCLCSFLITASLIFGAYFIGNSFVTKEYKDNRCRPPGSEALPEGIVVKTSNLEMRPLWGSIPKNSNAKPSVNLLAIAVGIKQKDLVNQIVKKFPSSNFVVMLFHYDSVVDEWRDLPWSDRAIHVSVKNQTKWWFAKRFLHPDIVAEYDYIFLWDEDLGVENFNPKRYLSIVQEEGLEISQPALDPVKSELHHPITVRRSRSRAHRRYYKFKGSGRCDDQSTDPPCVGWVEMMAPVFSRVAWRCAWYMIQNDLIHAWGLDRKLGYCAQGDRTKRVGIVDSEYIVHLGLPTLGASDGNTLSNYSLDHSLKEKSNQAVPAPSDSQKVDPRSLVRWQSFVEMQIFKARWTNASKEDNCWVDPYRQSANQSRN; encoded by the exons ATGAAGACTTTCAATTCT gCTTCTGTACTTTCAGATCTAAAGAATAGGACATGCCTCTGTAGTTTCTTAATTACAGCATCTTTGATTTTTGGTGCTTACTTCATCGGTAATTCCTTTGTTACAAAGGAATACAAAGAC AATCGTTGCAGGCCTCCTGGGAGTGAGGCATTACCTGAAGGAATTGTTGTTAAAACATCTAACTTGGAAATGCGGCCATTATGGGGTTCCATTCCAAAAAAT AGCAATGCAAAGCCTTCTGTTAACTTGTTAGCCATTGCAGTTGGAATCAAGCAAAAAGACTTGGTGAACCAAATTGTGAAAAAg TTTCCTTCAAGCAATTTCGTTGTGATGCTTTTTCATTACGATAGTGTTGTGGATGAATGGAGGGATTTACCATGGAGTGATCGTGCCATACATGTGTCTGTAAAGAATCAAACAAAATG GTGGTTTGCCAAACGTTTCTTGCATCCAGATATAGTTGCTGAATATGATTATATATTTCTTTGGGATGAGGATCTTGGAGTAGAGAATTTTAACCCAAAACG ATATCTATCTATTGTTCAAGAGGAGGGACTTGAGATATCACAGCCAGCACTTGATCCTGTTAAATCAGAGTTGCATCATCCAATTACTGTACGTAGAAGCAGATCAAGGGCACACAG AAGGTATTATAAGTTTAAAGGCAGTGGCAGGTGCGACGACCAGAGCACTGATCCTCCATGCGTGGG TTGGGTGGAAATGATGGCACCGGTGTTCTCAAGGGTAGCTTGGCGATGTGCATGGTACATGATCCAG AACGACTTGATCCATGCATGGGGCCTCGATAGGAAGCTCGGCTATTGTGCCCAG GGTGATCGAACAAAAAGAGTCGGTATTGTCGATTCTGAGTACATAGTTCATCTGGGTCTTCCCACACTTGGTGCCTCAGATGGAAATACG TTAAGCAATTATTCACTGGATCATTCTTTAAAAGAGAAATCAAATCAAGCAGTGCCG GCACCATCAGACTCCCAAAAAGTCGATCCTAGATCTCTA GTCCGGTGGCAGTCCTTCGTTGAAATGCAAATCTTCAAGGCAAGGTGGACTAATGCGTCGAAGGAGGATAATTGTTGGGTTGATCCATATCGACAATCAGCGAACCAAAGTAGAAATTGA
- the LOC133882565 gene encoding uncharacterized protein LOC133882565 isoform X3: protein MRPLWGSIPKNSNAKPSVNLLAIAVGIKQKDLVNQIVKKFPSSNFVVMLFHYDSVVDEWRDLPWSDRAIHVSVKNQTKWWFAKRFLHPDIVAEYDYIFLWDEDLGVENFNPKRYLSIVQEEGLEISQPALDPVKSELHHPITVRRSRSRAHRRYYKFKGSGRCDDQSTDPPCVGWVEMMAPVFSRVAWRCAWYMIQNDLIHAWGLDRKLGYCAQGDRTKRVGIVDSEYIVHLGLPTLGASDGNTLSNYSLDHSLKEKSNQAVPAPSDSQKVDPRSLVRWQSFVEMQIFKARWTNASKEDNCWVDPYRQSANQSRN, encoded by the exons ATGCGGCCATTATGGGGTTCCATTCCAAAAAAT AGCAATGCAAAGCCTTCTGTTAACTTGTTAGCCATTGCAGTTGGAATCAAGCAAAAAGACTTGGTGAACCAAATTGTGAAAAAg TTTCCTTCAAGCAATTTCGTTGTGATGCTTTTTCATTACGATAGTGTTGTGGATGAATGGAGGGATTTACCATGGAGTGATCGTGCCATACATGTGTCTGTAAAGAATCAAACAAAATG GTGGTTTGCCAAACGTTTCTTGCATCCAGATATAGTTGCTGAATATGATTATATATTTCTTTGGGATGAGGATCTTGGAGTAGAGAATTTTAACCCAAAACG ATATCTATCTATTGTTCAAGAGGAGGGACTTGAGATATCACAGCCAGCACTTGATCCTGTTAAATCAGAGTTGCATCATCCAATTACTGTACGTAGAAGCAGATCAAGGGCACACAG AAGGTATTATAAGTTTAAAGGCAGTGGCAGGTGCGACGACCAGAGCACTGATCCTCCATGCGTGGG TTGGGTGGAAATGATGGCACCGGTGTTCTCAAGGGTAGCTTGGCGATGTGCATGGTACATGATCCAG AACGACTTGATCCATGCATGGGGCCTCGATAGGAAGCTCGGCTATTGTGCCCAG GGTGATCGAACAAAAAGAGTCGGTATTGTCGATTCTGAGTACATAGTTCATCTGGGTCTTCCCACACTTGGTGCCTCAGATGGAAATACG TTAAGCAATTATTCACTGGATCATTCTTTAAAAGAGAAATCAAATCAAGCAGTGCCG GCACCATCAGACTCCCAAAAAGTCGATCCTAGATCTCTA GTCCGGTGGCAGTCCTTCGTTGAAATGCAAATCTTCAAGGCAAGGTGGACTAATGCGTCGAAGGAGGATAATTGTTGGGTTGATCCATATCGACAATCAGCGAACCAAAGTAGAAATTGA